One Alkaliphilus sp. B6464 genomic window carries:
- a CDS encoding sigma-70 family RNA polymerase sigma factor, with protein sequence MLNELVQKAIKGDGDSFYELIQIKKEHIYKIAYSYVHNQEDALDVVHDAVYKAFTAIGSLKNPQYFSTWLTKITINCAIDHLNKSKKVISIEKSELENFPVEENDKEAILDLRQNLEKLDIKYKTVIILRYFEDLTLKEIAATLNLPINTIKAQLYRGLQRLKIQLEEGDAIEK encoded by the coding sequence ATGTTAAATGAACTTGTACAAAAAGCAATTAAGGGAGATGGAGATAGTTTTTATGAGCTTATTCAAATAAAGAAGGAGCATATTTATAAAATTGCTTATAGTTATGTACACAACCAAGAGGACGCTCTAGATGTTGTTCATGATGCGGTATATAAGGCCTTTACTGCTATTGGAAGTTTGAAAAATCCACAATATTTTAGTACATGGTTAACCAAAATTACTATTAACTGTGCTATTGACCATTTAAATAAAAGTAAAAAAGTAATTTCTATAGAAAAAAGTGAACTAGAAAATTTTCCTGTAGAAGAAAATGATAAGGAAGCGATCTTGGATTTGAGGCAGAACTTAGAAAAATTAGATATAAAATATAAAACAGTAATAATTCTTCGTTATTTTGAGGATTTAACACTGAAGGAGATTGCTGCCACATTAAATTTACCTATAAATACAATAAAGGCTCAGCTTTATCGTGGATTACAAAGGCTAAAAATTCAGCTGGAGGAGGGCGATGCAATTGAAAAATAA
- a CDS encoding ABC transporter permease, with protein MNNIFLEVKRKLGESIKYKFNLIFANTSLIILFYTLTEYLFVEDKEIIFFMLFCWYFATHGMSIPTYNLENEVFDRTLVSVIQSKTSIVNVLFHRSIVQIIIDIVKGVPVFFLLYLLGNYNFSSLNILSWIYIILGIFLTIFTSYGMGFLFCSLVTVYQRAGNFIGLLDYFILFFSGITVEISNNIFLNIINRILPFSNLRYLISNLFLGNFDITYLGLLILQCIIWGCLGSFTLKKAVKYSIEKGLIYNV; from the coding sequence ATGAATAACATATTCTTGGAGGTAAAAAGAAAACTGGGTGAAAGTATAAAATATAAGTTTAATCTTATATTTGCTAATACTTCTTTGATTATACTATTCTATACATTAACAGAATATCTTTTTGTAGAGGATAAAGAAATTATTTTTTTTATGTTATTTTGTTGGTATTTTGCTACTCATGGCATGAGTATTCCTACATATAATTTAGAAAATGAAGTTTTTGATAGAACTCTAGTAAGCGTAATCCAAAGTAAAACATCTATTGTGAATGTTTTATTCCATAGGAGTATAGTTCAAATAATAATAGACATAGTAAAGGGCGTTCCTGTATTTTTTTTACTCTATTTATTAGGCAATTATAATTTTAGTAGCTTAAATATTTTAAGTTGGATATATATTATTCTGGGTATCTTTCTAACTATATTTACATCATATGGTATGGGATTTTTGTTTTGTAGTCTAGTTACGGTTTATCAAAGAGCTGGTAATTTTATAGGACTATTAGACTATTTCATACTATTTTTTTCAGGAATAACCGTTGAAATCTCTAACAATATATTTTTAAATATTATTAACAGAATTCTACCTTTCAGTAATCTAAGATATTTAATAAGTAATCTGTTTCTAGGGAATTTTGATATTACTTATCTTGGTTTATTAATATTACAATGTATTATTTGGGGTTGTTTAGGTTCCTTTACTCTAAAGAAGGCCGTTAAATATAGTATTGAGAAGGGACTGATTTATAATGTCTAG
- a CDS encoding TPM domain-containing protein — MQSICTKRSKLISLFILIFIISIVPSYGISIPKVPTKDIFVQDYAGILSKEVENNLLKLSSILKDRTSSELVVVTISSLEGHTVEDYALSLFRKWNIGSGAKNNGVLLLVAYDERETRIEVGYGLEGAINDGKAGAILDKMIPYFKDGNYDVGITVAHGLILEEIAKEYNIDMSDVFIKNDISYFDLESTNNPIPILILPLIFLFFIFIFSRIMGMGFFQVLFMLLSILGRDNHKHRGGRKPPGGFGGGGFGGGSSGGGGASRKW; from the coding sequence ATGCAAAGTATATGTACAAAGCGAAGTAAATTAATATCACTGTTTATATTAATTTTTATTATATCAATTGTTCCATCCTACGGAATATCTATCCCTAAAGTACCTACAAAAGATATATTTGTTCAGGATTATGCTGGAATTCTTTCAAAAGAAGTTGAAAATAATTTACTTAAATTAAGCAGTATTTTAAAAGATAGAACTTCATCAGAATTGGTTGTTGTAACTATTTCATCTTTAGAAGGCCATACAGTAGAAGATTATGCCTTAAGCCTTTTTAGAAAATGGAATATAGGTAGTGGGGCAAAAAATAATGGTGTTTTACTTTTAGTTGCATATGATGAACGTGAAACCAGAATTGAGGTAGGCTATGGTTTAGAAGGCGCTATAAATGATGGCAAGGCTGGTGCTATTTTAGATAAAATGATACCCTATTTTAAAGATGGTAACTATGATGTTGGAATCACTGTAGCTCATGGGTTAATATTAGAAGAAATAGCAAAAGAATATAATATAGATATGTCGGATGTTTTTATAAAAAATGATATTTCCTATTTTGATCTAGAAAGTACTAACAATCCTATTCCAATATTAATATTGCCACTTATTTTTTTGTTTTTTATATTTATATTTTCTAGGATAATGGGCATGGGATTTTTTCAGGTTTTATTTATGCTTTTAAGTATTTTAGGAAGGGATAACCATAAACACCGTGGTGGCCGAAAACCCCCTGGTGGCTTTGGCGGAGGAGGTTTTGGTGGAGGTTCCTCTGGTGGTGGAGGTGCATCTCGGAAATGGTAA
- a CDS encoding MTH1187 family thiamine-binding protein, with product MALLEITVAPLGTGDTSVSKYVAACHKLLELEEGIKYQLTPMSTVIEGDIDKLFEVAKKLHNVPFGEGAMRVSTSMKIDDRRDKESTIDGKILSVKSKL from the coding sequence ATGGCACTTTTAGAAATTACAGTAGCACCTTTAGGTACAGGAGATACTAGCGTTAGCAAATATGTAGCTGCATGTCATAAATTGTTAGAATTAGAGGAAGGTATAAAGTATCAACTAACTCCTATGTCTACAGTTATAGAAGGTGACATAGATAAGCTATTTGAAGTTGCTAAAAAGCTTCACAATGTTCCGTTTGGCGAAGGAGCTATGAGAGTTTCCACTAGTATGAAAATCGATGATAGACGAGATAAGGAATCTACTATAGATGGAAAGATTTTATCGGTTAAAAGCAAATTATAG
- a CDS encoding ABC transporter ATP-binding protein, producing MNSIVISNLKKLYNTETVLEIDDLRIMEGEIVAILGKNGSGKSTLVKIISGLLYQDTGEISVFDIDNKDKKMRNITKFVQESGKGYYDYLTSLENIRYFLGLNKIKMDAVKVELEDLINRFEFGEHLDKKVSELSQGNRQKLSIIISLLTDPKVLLLDEPTNGLDLVTSDFLLNNLKKISNKKNRTIILTTHDLAFIKNLDVRCIILKDGLIIADDYIYNLIEDKGSKKYKIVIPMSDLNSLEELKIDNIRYAYDRDRVVAQVYEEDDKDLIVKNLNIQEFYSENLDIEDIYYRVISYE from the coding sequence TGATTTGAGAATAATGGAAGGAGAAATTGTAGCGATTCTAGGAAAAAATGGTTCGGGTAAGAGTACTTTAGTAAAGATAATTTCTGGTTTACTGTATCAAGATACTGGAGAAATTAGTGTATTTGATATAGATAATAAAGATAAAAAGATGAGGAATATCACAAAATTTGTTCAAGAAAGTGGTAAGGGGTATTATGATTATTTAACTTCGTTGGAAAATATAAGATATTTCTTAGGATTAAATAAGATCAAGATGGATGCAGTGAAGGTGGAATTAGAGGATTTAATCAACAGATTTGAATTTGGGGAACATCTAGACAAAAAGGTTTCTGAGCTTTCACAAGGTAATAGGCAAAAGTTATCTATTATTATAAGTTTATTGACAGATCCGAAAGTTCTACTATTAGATGAGCCGACCAATGGCTTAGACTTAGTAACTTCTGATTTTTTGTTAAATAACTTAAAGAAGATTTCTAATAAAAAGAACAGAACAATTATCTTAACTACTCATGACCTTGCTTTTATCAAAAATTTAGATGTAAGATGTATCATTTTAAAAGATGGATTAATTATAGCCGATGATTATATTTACAATTTGATAGAAGATAAAGGAAGCAAAAAATACAAGATCGTAATCCCTATGAGCGACTTAAATAGTCTAGAAGAGTTGAAAATTGACAATATTAGATATGCTTATGATAGGGATAGGGTAGTAGCTCAAGTTTATGAGGAAGATGATAAGGATTTAATAGTAAAAAATCTTAATATTCAAGAGTTTTATAGTGAGAACTTAGATATAGAAGATATATATTATAGGGTGATTAGTTATGAATAA
- a CDS encoding DUF4179 domain-containing protein: MKNKTSDLKKIYDDIEIPNELDKVIDEAFRKGRNEIMYSQNVKNKKRNNGLKKAMVGIAAGFIIFTTGVNTVPSFADSMGNIPILGNLVQILQINKGIGQGGQITDGADVKFITLKEIKNGEQIIIDFSAGEEKMENAPHFEVSYNENPYTMTFTISGARSLTAEKDFKEIINSKYVEDVYKLITLDDSAVRFNIVFNQPVDFTVEEYEEPGQIVVNLSEDGTKGNVSPIYSVRTNSYSFGEEFGQLEEMFYGFEDVRVLKDKEGSFLIEIGQFSSKEEAEAELKEVIDKIGDSIKLHVEEREAVAIPRAITE, from the coding sequence TTGAAAAATAAAACATCCGATTTAAAAAAGATATATGATGATATAGAAATTCCTAATGAATTAGATAAAGTAATTGATGAGGCATTTAGAAAGGGGAGAAATGAAATAATGTATAGTCAAAATGTAAAAAATAAAAAGCGAAACAATGGATTGAAAAAAGCAATGGTAGGAATCGCAGCTGGTTTTATAATCTTTACTACAGGTGTTAATACGGTTCCTAGTTTTGCAGATAGTATGGGGAATATACCAATACTCGGCAACTTAGTTCAAATTCTACAAATTAATAAGGGTATAGGCCAAGGTGGTCAAATTACTGATGGTGCTGATGTTAAATTTATTACATTAAAAGAAATAAAAAATGGAGAACAGATAATTATCGATTTTTCAGCTGGGGAGGAAAAGATGGAAAATGCTCCACACTTTGAAGTTTCCTATAATGAAAATCCTTATACAATGACCTTTACCATTAGCGGGGCTAGAAGTTTAACGGCAGAAAAAGATTTTAAAGAAATAATTAACAGTAAATATGTTGAGGATGTATATAAATTAATTACATTAGACGACTCAGCCGTTAGGTTTAATATAGTATTTAATCAACCAGTAGACTTTACAGTAGAAGAATATGAGGAGCCTGGTCAAATAGTAGTCAATTTATCAGAAGATGGCACAAAGGGTAATGTATCTCCAATATATTCAGTACGAACAAACTCCTATTCATTTGGTGAAGAATTTGGACAGTTAGAAGAAATGTTTTACGGATTTGAGGATGTAAGAGTATTAAAGGATAAAGAGGGAAGCTTTTTAATTGAAATAGGCCAATTTAGCTCTAAAGAAGAAGCAGAGGCAGAATTAAAAGAAGTAATAGACAAGATAGGGGATAGCATAAAATTACATGTAGAAGAAAGGGAAGCTGTAGCTATACCAAGAGCTATTACTGAATAG